From a single Aquipuribacter nitratireducens genomic region:
- a CDS encoding PP2C family protein-serine/threonine phosphatase, with product MPTRTPWWASLERPWTSLVLPLALIAAILVADEVEGPKTAYVGVLVAVPMLSAVFGSPLTAVVTGASALVAAGLYGLQADDGQVTAQLARLVVIAVLTVFAAGAAGQRLRSERRLARASQVVAAMTDAVIRPLPPRVGGLEVTARYVGADAEADVGGDFYEVLDTRFGVRVVLGDVRGKGLAAVRLANYTLGAFRDAARREPDLREVVRALEVLVATEGQTEDFVTAVVLEISPAGVRGVTCGHPQPQVLAGVGAREGTLPVDVPLGLGAGTVAPRPLRLGGSVRPHALLLHSDGVTEARARDGRFLDLPAALRPTAPLPGDVVLDSLLAAVRSHAAGRLRDDVAMLWVEVPAATADGTDAPTAATASGPTGPTGPTGPTVPVQSPADARS from the coding sequence CGGCCTACGTCGGCGTGCTCGTCGCGGTGCCGATGCTGTCCGCGGTCTTCGGGTCGCCGCTCACCGCGGTCGTCACGGGGGCCAGCGCCCTCGTCGCGGCGGGGCTGTACGGCCTGCAGGCCGACGACGGTCAGGTGACGGCGCAGCTCGCCCGGCTCGTCGTCATCGCCGTCCTCACGGTCTTCGCTGCCGGTGCGGCCGGGCAGCGCCTGCGGTCGGAGCGGCGGCTCGCCCGCGCCTCCCAGGTCGTGGCGGCCATGACGGACGCCGTCATCCGACCGCTGCCGCCGCGCGTGGGCGGGCTCGAGGTCACGGCGCGCTACGTCGGGGCGGACGCGGAGGCCGACGTGGGGGGCGACTTCTACGAGGTGCTCGACACCCGCTTCGGCGTGCGGGTCGTCCTCGGCGACGTCCGCGGCAAGGGCCTCGCCGCCGTGCGGCTCGCGAACTACACCCTCGGCGCCTTCCGCGACGCCGCCCGCCGCGAGCCGGACCTGCGCGAGGTCGTCCGCGCCCTCGAGGTCCTCGTCGCCACCGAGGGCCAGACGGAGGACTTCGTCACCGCCGTCGTCCTCGAGATCTCCCCGGCCGGCGTCCGCGGCGTCACGTGCGGTCACCCGCAGCCGCAGGTGCTGGCCGGGGTCGGCGCGCGCGAGGGCACGCTCCCGGTCGACGTCCCCCTCGGGCTCGGTGCCGGGACCGTCGCGCCGCGACCGCTGCGACTCGGGGGGTCCGTCCGCCCGCACGCGCTGCTGCTCCACTCCGACGGCGTGACGGAGGCCCGCGCGCGGGACGGTCGCTTCCTCGACCTCCCGGCGGCGCTGCGCCCGACCGCCCCGCTCCCCGGGGACGTCGTCCTCGACTCGCTGCTCGCGGCCGTCCGCTCCCACGCCGCCGGTCGGCTGCGTGACGACGTCGCCATGCTGTGGGTCGAGGTGCCCGCCGCCACGGCCGACGGGACGGACGCCCCGACAGCCGCCACGGCCTCCGGGCCGACCGGGCCGACCGGGCCGACCGGGCCGACCGTGCCGGTCCAGTCCCCGGCCGACGCGCGCTCCTGA
- a CDS encoding ABC transporter ATP-binding protein, with translation MNPPRHPLRELWSRYRAYRPRLVLAVAMSVVNKVMDVVPELVIGAAIDVVVRGDDSLVAAVLGVEDRFTQLAVLAGVNVVVWVLESATDYAAQVLWRGLAQAVEHDLRTEAYAHVQSLDLTWHEARTTGGTLAVLNDDVNQLERFLDVGAPRVIQVVLNVVLVGAVFAASSWTLTVLAFLPIPVIVVGSLWFQQRLRPLYAEVRRTNGALSGTLAANLGGLPTIRAFTAEDRETARVARASLAYRSANTRAIRSSAAFVPLIRMAILAGFTTTLLLGGWAALRGELEVGLYSVLVFMTQRLLWPLTDVGEMLDLYQRGMASARRVLGLLRERARVVPGARSLPAPVRGGVTLRDVRAGYDDGPDVLRGLDLEVPPGEVHAVVGPTGAGKSTLLRLVLRFQDPRSGQVLLDGVDVRELSWEALRGSIGYVSQDVFLFRGSVRDNIAYGRPDASDEAVVAAARAAEAHDFVEALPDGYATVVGERGATLSGGQRQRLALARALLRDPALLVLDEATSAVDNDTEAAIQRSLARVTAGRSTLMVAHRLSTVRDAHRIWVLDGGRVAEAGTHDELVSRGGAYAAMWAVQTGERTAAAAGG, from the coding sequence GTGAACCCGCCCCGCCACCCCCTGCGCGAGCTGTGGTCCCGGTACCGCGCCTACCGGCCGCGCCTCGTCCTCGCCGTCGCGATGTCGGTCGTCAACAAGGTGATGGACGTCGTGCCCGAGCTCGTCATCGGCGCCGCTATCGACGTCGTCGTGCGCGGCGACGACTCGCTCGTCGCGGCCGTCCTCGGCGTCGAGGACCGGTTCACGCAGCTCGCCGTGCTCGCGGGCGTCAACGTCGTCGTGTGGGTGCTGGAGTCGGCGACCGACTACGCGGCTCAGGTGCTGTGGCGCGGCCTCGCCCAGGCGGTCGAGCACGACCTGCGGACCGAGGCGTACGCCCACGTGCAGTCCCTCGACCTCACGTGGCACGAGGCACGCACGACCGGGGGCACGCTCGCCGTCCTCAACGACGACGTCAACCAGCTCGAGCGCTTCCTCGACGTCGGCGCGCCCCGCGTCATCCAGGTCGTCCTCAACGTCGTCCTCGTGGGGGCCGTCTTCGCAGCGAGCTCGTGGACGCTGACCGTCCTCGCGTTCCTGCCGATCCCCGTCATCGTCGTGGGGTCGCTGTGGTTCCAGCAGCGCCTGCGCCCGTTGTACGCGGAGGTGAGGCGGACCAACGGCGCCCTCAGCGGGACCCTCGCCGCCAACCTCGGGGGCCTGCCGACGATCCGGGCGTTCACGGCGGAGGACCGCGAGACCGCGCGCGTCGCCCGGGCCTCGCTCGCCTACCGCAGCGCCAACACCCGGGCGATCCGCAGCTCGGCGGCGTTCGTGCCGCTCATCCGCATGGCGATCCTCGCGGGGTTCACGACGACCCTGCTCCTCGGGGGTTGGGCGGCCCTGCGGGGTGAGCTCGAGGTCGGCCTGTACTCGGTGCTCGTCTTCATGACGCAGCGGCTGCTGTGGCCGCTCACCGACGTCGGGGAGATGCTCGACCTCTACCAGCGGGGCATGGCGTCCGCGCGCCGCGTGCTCGGGCTGCTGCGCGAGCGAGCCCGCGTCGTGCCCGGCGCGCGCTCCCTGCCGGCGCCCGTCCGCGGCGGGGTCACCCTGCGCGACGTGCGCGCCGGCTACGACGACGGCCCCGACGTGCTCCGCGGCCTCGACCTCGAGGTGCCCCCTGGAGAGGTCCACGCGGTCGTCGGTCCGACCGGCGCGGGCAAGTCGACCCTGCTGCGGCTCGTCCTGCGCTTCCAGGACCCACGCTCGGGCCAGGTGCTCCTCGACGGGGTCGACGTGCGGGAGCTGTCGTGGGAGGCGCTGCGAGGCTCCATCGGCTACGTGAGCCAGGACGTCTTCCTGTTCCGGGGCAGCGTGCGCGACAACATCGCGTACGGCCGGCCCGACGCGAGCGACGAGGCGGTGGTCGCGGCGGCCCGTGCCGCGGAGGCGCACGACTTCGTCGAGGCGCTGCCCGACGGCTACGCCACTGTCGTCGGCGAGCGCGGCGCGACGCTGTCCGGCGGGCAGCGGCAGCGCCTCGCCCTCGCGCGGGCGCTCCTGCGCGACCCGGCCCTGCTCGTGCTCGACGAGGCGACGAGCGCCGTCGACAACGACACCGAGGCCGCGATCCAGCGCTCGCTGGCCCGCGTCACCGCCGGTCGCAGCACCCTGATGGTCGCCCACCGGCTCTCCACCGTCCGCGACGCGCACCGCATCTGGGTGCTCGACGGCGGCCGGGTCGCCGAGGCCGGCACGCACGACGAGCTCGTCTCCCGGGGCGGGGCCTACGCCGCGATGTGGGCGGTCCAGACCGGCGAGCGGACGGCGGCTGCGGCGGGCGGGTGA